In Ovis canadensis isolate MfBH-ARS-UI-01 breed Bighorn chromosome 11, ARS-UI_OviCan_v2, whole genome shotgun sequence, one genomic interval encodes:
- the LOC138447119 gene encoding C-C motif chemokine 14-like, translating into MNISQNFRSPGASEAPTRLPLPLQQLLHVRMKVSMAAVSFLVLLSISVALGSKNEFSSRGPYHPAECCLTYVSRAVPRQRISSYYETSSQCSKPGIVFITKKGHYICANPRDGWVRDYIKELEE; encoded by the exons ATGAACATTTCCCAAAACTTCCGAAGCCCGGGAGCCTCTGAAGCCCCTACCAGGCTacctctgcccctgcagcagcTCCTCCATGTGAGGATGAAGGTCTCCATGGCAGCCGTCTCCTTCCTCGTCCTCCTCAGCATCTCTGTGGCCCTTGGGTCCAAGAATGAATTCTCTTCAA GAGGACCTTACCACCCTGCCGAGTGCTGTCTCACCTACGTGAGCCGGGCAGTTCCCCGGCAGCGCATTTCAAGCTATTATGAGACCAGCAGCCAGTGCTCCAAGCCTGGGATCGT CTTCATCACCAAGAAGGGCCATTACATCTGTGCCAACCCCCGTGATGGCTGGGTCCGGGACTATATCAAGGAACTGGAGGAGTGA
- the CCL16 gene encoding C-C motif chemokine 16 — translation MKVSVAALFLLILTITSAVHSQPKIPESVNPPPTCCPKYHEKVLPKKLVVGYRQALNCHLPAIIFITKRKREVCTNPENDWVQEYIKDPRLPLLPSRRLA, via the exons ATGAAGGTCTCCGTGGCTGCCCTCTTTCTCCTCATCCTCACCATCACTTCTGCTGTTCACAGTCAGCCAA AAATTCCTGAGTCggtgaaccccccacccacctgctgCCCGAAGTATCATGAGAAAGTATTGCCGAAAAAACTGGTGGTGGGATACAGACAGGCCCTCAACTGTCACCTGCCGGCAATCAT CTTCATCACCAAGCGGAAACGAGAGGTCTGTACCAACCCCGAAAACGACTGGGTCCAAGAGTACATCAAGGATCCCAGACTTCCTCTGCTGCCTTCCAGGAGGTTGGCTTAG